The following nucleotide sequence is from Siniperca chuatsi isolate FFG_IHB_CAS linkage group LG2, ASM2008510v1, whole genome shotgun sequence.
TGTCATAACGCAGGAAAGTCTTTGTAGCTATGGTAACGAGGGCAGTGACATTGTATTCTGCAGAGAAGGAAGATCAAACAACTGTTAGAGGAAAGTTAgcgttttttctttttctttttcttttagcaaataatgacattttaaaaatagcagGCATATTGTCCAGTGGTTAAATAATGGCATGATTTTTGACTTTGGTTACACTATTGACGtgccagtgttgtgttttaccTCCTTTGGATCCTGTGTTATACAGTTTGGGTGTTACACCGTGACGAATCTTGATGCTGAAGTTGGCTTGATGCCCCTCTGTCTCGAACTGCACTAAAAGACACAAGAAAAACTACTTTTAATCAATGTGATTAGTGTAATAAGATCTAACTGTGGCTGATCGACTACTGTCTGGTTCCACAGTTGTTAATATGCTGAATGTCATATTTTTATACTATCCATAAAAGATTAATGCTGATTAACACCTGCCATAAGAGGGTAAAAGCTTGACAGACAATTCAGAGAGGTAAATTTGGTCTTTGGTTATTGCCTCCTCAGGCTTTGTCCCTGTTGACCATTGTTAATTCTGTATtgaagcaaaaaacaaacaggctgTAATATTAGACTGCCTCCTGATAAGCTGCCCAGCTTTTACACAAAGACATAGCGTCTATGCCTTTTCTCCTGCCTGAATTATTATTTCTATGTGGTGACCAACAGCAGGTATGAAGccattaaaaggaagaaaagaagaccAAGACAACAAattatctgttttaaaaaaataggaAATTGAAGTTAAAtctttaaagcaatagttcgacattttgggaaatatgcttatttgcttttcagATTAAGTGAAAagactgtagcttcatacttactgtacagacatgagagtggtaacGATCTACTCTTCTAAGTTTTTCCCCATAACGTTTAAAAAGCAAGAATAAGAAAGTCCAGAGAGCAGATGAGACCAAAAAAAGGTGATTTTGGTTTAAGGCTTCACCTGTGTCTACTGTGCTCGGGTGgaacaatgtgtttgtgtaggtgACAAACTGCAGCTGTCGGTTCAGGTTCAGCAGGAGACTGCCTGACAGAGTCATGTGCATCTCGCCGTCACCTTTGATTTTCACCCCGTCTACCTCTGCCGCCACATTCAGCGTTCCCAGCGTGACAGTGATGTTTATCTGCAGCGCGATGGAAAGAAAAGTAGGTGAGATAAAAGGCCAGCAGATATCGAAAGTATGTCAAAGTAAAGGCAGACATACTTACCGAGTAGTGGTCTCTGGGAAGGTCGTGTAAGGCCAAGCCTGAAAGCATATGATAACAACTTACAGACTTAGTTGCTACAGCAATTGGGACATATTTAATCCACTTCCTGTcagcagaaatgaaaataaatatgtgcTTTCTAAGAAGTGAGCTTGTGTACTTTTCTGAGTGACATTTTGGATTGTATTTGCTGTGTGTTGTGCTAAACACATATTAAAAATGCTCCATAGGTCATGCAGATAAATGAAATCCAGTGTGCTTTTTGTACACCAGACTGTACTATAGAGGTCACATATGAACCAGCTCTAGGTTGGCGTTTGATAAAGTAGCTTTTCAAGAAATAGCTTGATGATTTATTAGCTGTAGTAGTGGCTAGtgctttaattaaataatcTAATCTTATACAGCAACACTGTGCTAACCACATCATCCAGCTTTAACTGTTGGACAGCAGTCTAATTTAACAAATAAGTCTTGTTTAAATGTGGGTGCCGTCTTACCTGGGATGATGATTGTTTTCAGGGGTCGTACCTCCACCCCCTGTGTTGGATACTGTAAGGGATTGTTAGCCTCTGCAATGATCAGAACATCTGCAGGCGTCTGTGACCTGAGGGGAAGAGTTCACATCAGGAAGATGCATACTGTAACCtacatacaacatacagtacattcacaaGCATAGACAGGAAGAGACTAAGTGGACAAATCCGCTTAAAATCCAGTGAGTGTGTTTTGctctttgaaaacaaaaactgactAACACGACCCAATAGAGAGAATTCAATAGCAGCTATTAATAAAACATCTTGTCACCTTATGATTTTGTTCTTGGCTGGGGAAAAAACATCTCGTAGAAAAACTATTCAATGTTAaaggtgtcaaggaagccagtATGGCAAGGAAAGAACGtgaataagatgatttttcctttttgacTAATGATTAATGGTTAATTGTTGTTGTGTTCTAGGTCAGTTAAAGAtggaataatacattttgagtACCAAACCAAAAGGTGAAGAGGTACAGTATTTGTGACAGGTCATATGAGGGCATTGATGACTTTCTtcatgtcagagagagagacacagaaaggtCCTGATCTCCAGAGATGACTGAACCTGATAAATAAAACTTACACGTAAATAAAGCcaaattaaaatgatattcAGGGAGTGCTTTTCTAGTAGTTATTTTGCTGAAATTCAGCTTATGcttcattaattattcattcGTTATATTTGACATCTCCGTTTTACGGTGCTGCTTACCTCTTCTGGAAACTCTTGTACTCTTTGGCCCGTCTCCTCTTCATTTCCTCCAGCTCAGACGCCTCAAAAGCAGTGTGCAACGGGTGAGCTGACACCCGCGGGAATAAGAGTTGGGCGAAGGGCAGGTTTACTCCTCCACTCTCACCCTCACATACGCATCCATTACGTGCCAACAAGCTGGACAGATCATCAGAGACACATGTTTGTGAGGAGATCAGGTTTTAGCTGAGCTCTGTTGAGATGGAGTAAATTAAGTGGTTAAAAAACGCCCTTTGTTAACACTTACCTTGCCACATTCTCCCTCACGTGAAAGGGGATGCTGCCTAATCGGTGGTCTGGTTCTGGGAGCCTCTCCTCCAGATGCCTCTCTACTATTGTTGCCGGTCGCTGCCACACATCCACTGTGGTGTAGACCCGAGTGGGCCACGAATGGAGGAGGGCCAGTACCAGCACCACAGACACCAGGATGGCGAGCAACACCGTCTTTCTCAGGGAGCGCATCCTAAAACCTGACACAGACATATGTATGTTGAAAGACTTACTGGTTCACTCAAAAAAACTGCTGGTTTAAAAAATAACCCAACTTTAAGTACACCGCTGCGTAACTACGGGACAGAACACGCACTTTTACCATTTAACCCAGAATGCTGGGTTGTTCATTTGACCCAACTTGGTGAGTGAAATTAACTTTGCTGGTTTAATTATTACCCAAACACTGGTCTCATTGCCTTGCCATTGCCtacttttatataaaataataataataataataataataataataataatactaagaagaagaagaagaagaagaagaagaagaagaagaaaggtatattatataattattattgttgtgtaatttataataaattcccaattacatacaaacacactataCACATTATGCCTGTTTTAAAATCGCTGCACTGGATACCTGTTAGTATTAAAATTGATTTTAGGATTCTTTGATTGGTTTACAAATCACTCAATGTTCTCGCTCCCAACTACGTGTCTGTCTGGTTTTAAGATATGTCCCCACTAGAGCCCTCAGGTCCTCTGATAATTGTCTCTTGGTTGTTCCTAGGGTCGAAGATACACGGCGAGGCCGCTTTTAGCCACTATGGCCCCAGACTGTGGAACAGGCTGCCAGAGGACCTGAGGGGAGCAGAGCGTGTGGATATCTTTAAAagacaacataaaacacaccTTTTTAGCCTGGCTTTTATCTAGTGTGggtatattttgttatttcttatCATactattagttttattattttatatttattttattaattaaaatttaattaatttttttaaaattatgctcttttttaaaagaaaactcttTATGTTCAGCACTTGCATTTCATGTTTGACTTGTGCTATataagtttgattgattgattgattgattgattgatatatAAAAAGAGGCCACTGTAAATGtgcatttaattacattttagacTATAGTCTGACAGTTTTTTACAGCCCATTACATTTGACAGCATATTAACATCACAAtcattacaaaaacatacatacaacatgCACACCAATAGGCTGACAACCTCTATGATGGCAGGTGTGGTTAACCATCCAGACAGCCCAGGGTGATACACatccaaaaacaattaatcattcaATAACATACATAGAAAAAGGTACATAGACAAAAACAGGATGGAAAATAGGTTTGGATGGTTAACCACACCTGCC
It contains:
- the b4galnt1b gene encoding beta-1,4 N-acetylgalactosaminyltransferase 1 isoform X1, with translation MRSLRKTVLLAILVSVVLVLALLHSWPTRVYTTVDVWQRPATIVERHLEERLPEPDHRLGSIPFHVRENVASLLARNGCVCEGESGGVNLPFAQLLFPRVSAHPLHTAFEASELEEMKRRRAKEYKSFQKRSQTPADVLIIAEANNPLQYPTQGVEVRPLKTIIIPGLALHDLPRDHYSINITVTLGTLNVAAEVDGVKIKGDGEMHMTLSGSLLLNLNRQLQFVTYTNTLFHPSTVDTVQFETEGHQANFSIKIRHGVTPKLYNTGSKGEYNVTALVTIATKTFLRYDKLQDLIDSVRRYYPTVTIVIADDSENPKTISGPYIEHYIMPFGKGWFAGRNLAVSQVTTKYVLWVDDDFIFTANTKLEKLVDVLEKTTLDLVGGAVREATGYTATYRQTISIEPGEENGDCLHMRRGFHHVIQGFPNCVVTDGVINFFLARTDKVQQVGFDPRLARVAHLEFFIDGLGSLHVGSCDDVIVNHATKIKLPWVSQSESDKTYAKFRYPPASSDATHTKNGLLFFKNRFQCLTHN
- the b4galnt1b gene encoding beta-1,4 N-acetylgalactosaminyltransferase 1 isoform X2, with translation MRSLRKTVLLAILVSVVLVLALLHSWPTRVYTTVDVWQRPATIVERHLEERLPEPDHRLGSIPFHVRENVASLLARNGCVCEGESGGVNLPFAQLLFPRVSAHPLHTAFEASELEEMKRRRAKEYKSFQKRSQTPADVLIIAEANNPLQYPTQGVEVRPLKTIIIPGLALHDLPRDHYSINITVTLGTLNVAAEVDGVKIKVQFETEGHQANFSIKIRHGVTPKLYNTGSKGEYNVTALVTIATKTFLRYDKLQDLIDSVRRYYPTVTIVIADDSENPKTISGPYIEHYIMPFGKGWFAGRNLAVSQVTTKYVLWVDDDFIFTANTKLEKLVDVLEKTTLDLVGGAVREATGYTATYRQTISIEPGEENGDCLHMRRGFHHVIQGFPNCVVTDGVINFFLARTDKVQQVGFDPRLARVAHLEFFIDGLGSLHVGSCDDVIVNHATKIKLPWVSQSESDKTYAKFRYPPASSDATHTKNGLLFFKNRFQCLTHN